In Pseudomonas putida, a genomic segment contains:
- a CDS encoding class I SAM-dependent methyltransferase: protein MAQNIYDNDQFFDGYSQLPRSQHGLAGAPEWPTLRAQLPDMAGQRVLDLGCGYGWFSRWAVEHGAVSVLGLDVSEKMLARAAAINADPRIDYQRGDLEGIDLPAGRFTLAYSSLALHYISDLAGLLRSVHQALLPGGRLVFSIEHPIYMASLHPDWIVADDGRKSWPVDHYQVEGQRTTHWLSDGVIKQHRTLGTLVNLLIDSGFNLDRLIEWGPSAQDLTERPALADEVHRPMMLIVAASRG, encoded by the coding sequence ATGGCCCAGAATATCTACGACAACGATCAATTCTTCGACGGCTACAGCCAATTGCCGCGCTCGCAGCACGGCCTTGCCGGTGCGCCGGAGTGGCCGACCCTACGCGCACAGCTGCCCGACATGGCCGGGCAACGGGTGCTGGACCTCGGCTGCGGTTATGGTTGGTTCAGTCGCTGGGCCGTGGAACACGGCGCTGTCAGCGTCCTCGGCCTCGACGTGTCGGAAAAGATGCTGGCCCGCGCCGCTGCCATTAACGCCGACCCGCGCATCGACTACCAGCGTGGCGACCTGGAAGGTATCGACCTGCCGGCCGGGCGATTCACCCTCGCCTACAGTTCACTGGCGCTGCACTACATCAGCGACCTGGCCGGGTTGCTCCGCAGCGTGCATCAGGCCCTGCTGCCGGGCGGCAGGCTGGTGTTCTCCATCGAGCATCCGATCTACATGGCCTCGCTGCATCCGGACTGGATAGTCGCTGACGACGGCCGCAAGAGCTGGCCGGTGGATCACTATCAAGTCGAGGGGCAACGCACCACCCATTGGCTGAGCGATGGCGTGATCAAACAGCATCGCACCCTCGGCACGCTGGTCAATCTGCTGATCGACAGCGGTTTCAACCTGGATCGCCTGATCGAATGGGGCCCCTCGGCCCAGGACCTGACAGAGCGCCCGGCCCTGGCCGATGAAGTCCACCGGCCGATGATGCTGATCGTCGCCGCCAGCCGGGGTTGA
- a CDS encoding ABC transporter substrate-binding protein, translating into MAISACSPASPPTSATARADGTLIDGRVTYPASDFHEQVPGRQGGTLRVSAASDAGSFDIHALSNGNMQWMGRILFDCLVAQDEQGNISPWLAKSWEISEDGKTYTFHLRDDVTFSDGEHFNAAALQVNLDHMRDPATKSPLAAAYIAPYTGGRVIDEYTFEAHLREPYTPFLDVLAQSWLGMISPKQIREAPKSIAEHPVGSGPFVLQSYTRDQGAVFLKRRGYHWAPPVTRHVGEAYLDRIELSYVPEAMIRFTALESGQSDFALDAPPQNAAAIRANPALVLRSRIRKGNPSRSMTFNVEQPPFDDVLVRRAVAKAIDREGLAWISGFGELIAKADFLAANTRFYQPNNDALAYDVDAANALLDQAGWTGRDAQGYRTRNGQRLKATLLTYDNPAFPGSVSVAIQADLKKVGFDMPIEVLPLLRVSERRYAGKFQALAAGYWHTNTPDGLFVLYHSQSISTAKLIGQNAGKFRDAELDRVLTAARQSRDPEELQRLYGQAQKRLTETVPAVPSVESQVLAAYRREVKGVIFDTSHNVPYFPSIWLDRGQP; encoded by the coding sequence ATGGCGATCAGTGCATGCTCGCCAGCATCGCCGCCCACGTCGGCCACTGCGCGCGCTGACGGAACCCTGATCGACGGCCGGGTGACCTATCCGGCTTCGGACTTCCATGAACAGGTTCCGGGCCGCCAGGGCGGAACGCTGCGCGTGTCCGCTGCCTCGGACGCGGGCAGCTTCGATATCCATGCGTTGTCCAACGGCAACATGCAGTGGATGGGGCGGATCCTGTTCGACTGCCTGGTGGCGCAAGACGAGCAGGGCAACATCTCGCCATGGTTGGCAAAATCCTGGGAGATTTCCGAAGACGGCAAGACCTACACCTTTCACTTGCGCGATGACGTGACCTTCAGCGATGGCGAGCATTTCAATGCCGCTGCATTGCAGGTCAACCTCGATCACATGCGCGATCCCGCCACCAAATCCCCGCTGGCTGCGGCGTACATCGCCCCCTATACCGGTGGACGGGTCATCGACGAATACACGTTCGAAGCTCATTTGCGTGAACCCTATACGCCGTTTCTCGATGTGCTGGCGCAATCCTGGCTGGGGATGATCTCGCCCAAGCAGATCCGTGAGGCCCCGAAGAGCATTGCCGAGCATCCGGTCGGTAGCGGGCCGTTCGTGTTGCAGAGCTACACGCGTGACCAGGGAGCGGTTTTCCTCAAGCGCCGGGGCTACCACTGGGCGCCGCCGGTGACGCGGCATGTGGGCGAGGCCTACCTGGACCGGATCGAACTCAGCTACGTGCCCGAGGCGATGATTCGCTTCACCGCGCTGGAGTCGGGGCAGTCGGATTTCGCCCTGGATGCGCCGCCGCAGAATGCCGCCGCGATCCGCGCCAATCCGGCGTTGGTGCTGCGCAGTCGGATCCGTAAAGGCAACCCCAGCCGCAGCATGACGTTCAATGTCGAGCAGCCACCGTTCGACGACGTGCTGGTGCGGCGCGCGGTGGCCAAGGCGATCGATCGCGAGGGGCTGGCGTGGATTTCCGGCTTTGGCGAACTCATCGCCAAGGCGGATTTTCTCGCCGCCAACACGCGGTTCTATCAGCCCAACAACGATGCCCTGGCCTACGATGTCGATGCCGCCAATGCCTTGCTCGACCAGGCCGGTTGGACTGGGCGCGATGCCCAGGGATACCGCACCCGTAATGGTCAGCGCCTGAAGGCCACCTTGCTGACTTATGACAACCCGGCGTTCCCGGGCAGCGTTTCGGTGGCGATCCAGGCTGACCTGAAAAAGGTCGGCTTCGATATGCCGATCGAAGTGCTGCCGCTGCTGAGGGTCAGCGAGCGCCGCTATGCCGGCAAGTTTCAAGCGCTGGCTGCCGGTTACTGGCACACCAATACGCCGGACGGCCTGTTCGTGCTGTACCACAGCCAGTCGATCAGCACGGCGAAACTGATCGGCCAGAACGCTGGCAAGTTTCGCGATGCAGAGCTTGACCGGGTGCTGACGGCTGCCCGGCAATCACGGGATCCCGAGGAGCTGCAACGCTTGTACGGCCAAGCGCAGAAGCGCCTCACCGAAACCGTGCCGGCGGTGCCTTCCGTCGAAAGCCAGGTCCTGGCTGCCTACCGCCGCGAGGTCAAGGGCGTGATTTTCGACACGTCGCACAACGTGCCTTATTTCCCCAGCATCTGGCTGGATCGGGGGCAACCATGA
- a CDS encoding ABC transporter permease, producing MNLFKRIALRLLAGIGVLWGAASLTFLAVNFSGGDTALAILGGPDALPTPELLARVRAEYGLDQPLIVQYGDYLGRLLQGDLGESYRLRIPVVQAIGEQIGATVQLSISAGLLAITLALVCAILTANRAPWVRSLASGSELVISSAPSFVIGIVLLLVFSFHWHWLPPSGSEGWRTLILPTVALALPVAAVLTQLLRQSLEDTLEQSFIAMARARGLSETAVRLRHALRHALVPLVTLAGFVFASLLGGAVVIELLFARQGLGRLMLDATSNKDVPMVLGVTLLAAAVYVLVNLAVDLINRWIDPRGAHE from the coding sequence ATGAACCTGTTCAAACGCATTGCCCTGCGCCTGCTAGCCGGTATCGGCGTGTTGTGGGGCGCGGCGAGCCTGACGTTTCTGGCGGTGAACTTCAGTGGTGGCGACACCGCGCTGGCGATTCTTGGAGGCCCCGATGCGCTGCCCACCCCTGAGCTGTTGGCCAGGGTCCGCGCCGAATACGGCTTGGACCAGCCATTGATCGTGCAGTACGGCGATTATCTGGGGCGCTTGCTGCAGGGTGACCTGGGGGAGTCCTACCGCCTGCGTATTCCCGTGGTCCAGGCCATCGGCGAGCAGATCGGCGCCACTGTGCAACTGTCGATCAGTGCTGGGCTGCTGGCCATCACGCTGGCGCTGGTCTGCGCGATTCTGACCGCCAACCGCGCGCCGTGGGTGCGCTCGCTGGCCTCCGGCAGCGAGCTGGTGATTTCGTCGGCACCGTCCTTCGTCATCGGCATCGTGCTGTTGCTGGTGTTTTCCTTTCACTGGCACTGGCTGCCGCCGTCCGGCTCCGAGGGTTGGCGCACGCTGATCCTGCCGACAGTGGCGCTCGCGCTGCCGGTGGCCGCGGTCCTGACGCAACTGCTGCGCCAGTCGCTGGAAGACACCCTGGAGCAATCGTTCATCGCCATGGCGCGCGCTCGCGGGCTGTCGGAAACCGCCGTGCGCCTGCGACATGCGCTGCGTCATGCATTGGTGCCACTGGTGACCCTGGCCGGCTTCGTCTTCGCCAGCCTGCTGGGCGGTGCGGTGGTCATCGAACTGCTGTTCGCCCGCCAGGGGCTGGGCCGGCTGATGCTCGACGCGACCAGCAACAAGGATGTGCCGATGGTGCTGGGCGTGACCTTACTGGCTGCGGCCGTGTACGTGCTGGTGAACCTGGCCGTCGACCTGATCAATCGCTGGATCGACCCGCGGGGCGCGCATGAATGA
- a CDS encoding LLM class flavin-dependent oxidoreductase, whose translation MSTPNSKNIRDGQMSLGMNILGFGAHSGAWRSAEVPANAYLDVEYYRNIARVSERGCLDAIFLADGPALAGDVSKQPAGRLEPTVLLTAVALATQRIGVIATASSTYNDPFNIARRFASLDHLSGGRAAWNVVTNAGDAAAQNFGLAGAPLHVDRYARADEFIDVTLKLWDSWEDDAIIGDARGGRFADPSKVHSIDFVGKHFSVKGPLNVPRSPQGRPVLVQAGSSEGGKALGSRYADAIFTTQTTLEDGQQFYREMKQRAARWGRNPEYLKIMPGLSTVIGSSEAEAHARFDELNAWHGEHGLLEQVAGRIGIAASELDPDAPLPWDRIGAVADFERGSQGFLEAQLNLARRENLSIRQLSRRILVGHRLLVGTPEQVADTLSHWYLAHAADGFNIMPDMFPSGVEIFVDEVVPLLQKRGLFRHEYTGSTLREHLGLPFPTNQYALRA comes from the coding sequence ATGAGCACACCCAATAGCAAGAATATCCGTGACGGGCAGATGAGCCTGGGCATGAACATCCTTGGCTTCGGCGCCCATTCCGGTGCCTGGCGCAGTGCCGAAGTGCCTGCCAATGCCTATCTCGATGTCGAGTACTACCGCAACATTGCGCGGGTTTCAGAGCGCGGTTGCCTGGATGCGATTTTCCTGGCCGATGGCCCGGCGCTGGCTGGCGATGTGTCGAAGCAACCGGCCGGCCGCCTGGAACCGACCGTGCTGCTGACCGCGGTGGCATTGGCCACGCAACGCATCGGCGTGATCGCCACGGCCTCGAGCACCTACAACGACCCGTTCAACATCGCCCGGCGTTTCGCCTCGCTGGACCACCTCAGTGGCGGGCGAGCGGCGTGGAACGTGGTGACCAACGCCGGCGATGCCGCTGCGCAGAACTTTGGCCTGGCCGGTGCGCCGCTGCATGTGGACCGCTATGCCCGTGCCGACGAGTTCATCGATGTCACGCTCAAGCTGTGGGACAGCTGGGAAGACGACGCGATCATCGGTGACGCCCGAGGCGGGCGCTTTGCCGACCCAAGCAAGGTGCACAGCATCGATTTCGTTGGCAAGCATTTCTCGGTCAAGGGCCCGCTGAACGTACCGCGCTCGCCACAAGGCCGGCCGGTGCTGGTGCAGGCCGGCTCATCGGAGGGCGGCAAGGCCCTGGGGTCGCGCTACGCCGATGCGATCTTCACCACCCAGACCACCCTGGAAGATGGCCAACAGTTCTACCGCGAGATGAAGCAGCGTGCCGCGCGCTGGGGCCGCAATCCCGAGTACCTGAAGATCATGCCTGGGTTGTCCACGGTGATCGGCAGCAGCGAAGCCGAGGCCCATGCGCGCTTCGACGAACTGAACGCCTGGCACGGCGAGCACGGCCTGCTGGAGCAGGTGGCGGGGCGCATTGGCATCGCCGCCAGCGAACTGGACCCGGACGCGCCGTTGCCGTGGGATCGCATCGGCGCGGTGGCGGATTTCGAGCGTGGCTCACAGGGCTTTCTCGAAGCGCAACTGAACCTGGCGCGCCGGGAAAACCTGAGCATCCGCCAACTGTCGCGGCGGATCCTGGTCGGTCATCGATTGCTGGTGGGCACCCCCGAGCAGGTGGCCGACACCTTGAGCCATTGGTACCTGGCGCATGCCGCCGACGGCTTCAACATCATGCCGGACATGTTCCCCTCCGGTGTCGAAATCTTCGTCGATGAAGTGGTGCCGTTGCTGCAAAAGCGCGGCCTGTTCCGGCACGAATACACCGGCAGCACCCTGCGCGAGCACCTCGGGCTGCCGTTTCCGACCAACCAGTACGCGCTGCGGGCTTGA
- a CDS encoding NADP(H)-dependent aldo-keto reductase: protein MRYRQLGNSDIQVSIFGLGTMTWGHQNSERDAHQQIELALEHGVNLIDTAEMYPTPTKAETWSTTERYIGTWLAASGRRSDVVLASKIVGPARDANSQQHIRDGLSRHDKRNIVEALEGSLKRLQTDYLDLYQLHWPDRTTNIFGQREYPYQDDVGSVAIEETLSVLAEQVKAGKVRHIGVSNETPWGVAQFLKHSERLGLPRIVSVQNPYSLLNRLYEGGLSEFSHREGVGLLAYSPLAFGALTGKYLNGARPEGSRLSAVYRTFNRYDSAAAQEAIAGYVEIARQHGLTPAQLGLAYLFDKPFVTSALTGQTSLAQLRDNLSALDVTLSDEVKAQVQAVHQRIPNPAP from the coding sequence ATGCGTTATCGACAATTGGGCAACAGTGATATCCAAGTCAGCATTTTCGGCCTCGGCACCATGACCTGGGGCCATCAGAACAGCGAACGCGACGCCCACCAGCAGATCGAGCTGGCGCTGGAGCACGGCGTCAACCTGATCGACACCGCCGAGATGTACCCGACGCCGACCAAGGCCGAAACCTGGAGCACCACCGAGCGCTACATCGGTACCTGGCTGGCTGCCAGCGGTCGGCGCTCCGACGTGGTGCTGGCGAGCAAGATCGTCGGCCCGGCGCGTGACGCCAACAGCCAGCAGCATATCCGCGATGGCCTGAGCCGGCACGACAAGCGCAACATCGTCGAAGCCCTGGAGGGCAGCCTCAAGCGTCTGCAGACCGACTATCTGGACCTCTACCAGCTGCACTGGCCGGACCGCACCACCAACATCTTCGGCCAGCGTGAATACCCGTACCAGGACGACGTCGGCAGCGTGGCCATCGAGGAAACCCTGTCGGTGCTGGCCGAGCAGGTGAAGGCCGGTAAAGTCCGTCACATCGGTGTGTCCAACGAGACGCCTTGGGGCGTGGCGCAGTTCCTCAAGCACAGCGAACGCCTGGGGCTACCTCGGATCGTCAGCGTGCAGAACCCCTACAGCCTGCTCAATCGCCTTTACGAAGGCGGGCTGTCGGAGTTCAGCCATCGCGAAGGTGTCGGCCTGCTGGCCTATTCGCCGCTGGCCTTCGGCGCGCTGACCGGCAAGTACCTCAATGGTGCCCGTCCTGAGGGCTCGCGGCTGTCGGCGGTGTATCGCACCTTCAACCGCTATGACAGCGCAGCGGCCCAGGAGGCGATCGCCGGCTATGTCGAGATCGCCCGCCAGCACGGGCTGACCCCGGCGCAACTGGGCTTGGCGTACCTGTTCGACAAACCCTTCGTCACCAGTGCCCTGACCGGGCAGACCAGCCTGGCGCAGTTGCGCGACAACCTCAGTGCACTGGATGTGACCCTGAGCGACGAGGTCAAGGCGCAGGTGCAGGCCGTTCACCAACGCATTCCCAACCCGGCGCCGTAA
- a CDS encoding ABC transporter permease, which translates to MSQAIEPVITGPVAGSGGDRALGLGRWRPVRPGLWAAGVFVVWLLLAAAVPQWLAPFDPLDATARLAFQPPNATYWLGTDENGRDVLSRLIFGVRSSLFMGLAATALGLAWGTLIGLLSGLGPRWLDAALMRGIDVLLAFPDLLLALVIITFFGQGTANLILALGIAAVPRYARLVRAQTLNVRQTGYVEAALTLGQSHLAVVLRHILPNAFKPVLILAIIGIGGTITAGAALSFLGFGAPPPAAEWGGMMAIGRSFLANAPWLVAWPALIITLTVVAISAIGRELLRRSEGKPL; encoded by the coding sequence ATGTCCCAGGCAATTGAACCTGTCATCACCGGCCCGGTGGCCGGCAGCGGCGGCGACCGGGCGCTGGGCCTGGGGCGCTGGAGGCCGGTACGGCCCGGGCTATGGGCCGCCGGCGTGTTCGTCGTCTGGCTGTTGCTGGCCGCCGCGGTGCCACAGTGGCTGGCGCCATTCGACCCGCTGGACGCCACTGCGCGCCTGGCTTTTCAACCACCCAATGCCACCTACTGGCTGGGCACCGACGAGAACGGCCGGGATGTGCTTAGCCGGTTGATCTTCGGTGTGCGCTCGTCACTGTTCATGGGTTTGGCGGCCACTGCGCTGGGGTTGGCCTGGGGCACGCTGATCGGCTTGTTGTCGGGCCTCGGACCACGCTGGCTGGACGCGGCCTTGATGCGTGGCATCGATGTGCTGCTGGCATTCCCGGACCTGCTGTTGGCCCTGGTGATCATCACCTTCTTCGGCCAGGGCACCGCCAACCTGATCCTGGCGCTGGGCATCGCCGCCGTACCCCGTTATGCCCGGTTGGTCCGCGCCCAGACCCTCAACGTGCGCCAGACCGGCTATGTCGAGGCGGCGTTGACCCTGGGGCAGTCGCACCTGGCCGTGGTGCTGCGGCACATCCTGCCCAACGCCTTCAAGCCGGTATTGATCCTCGCCATCATCGGCATTGGCGGCACCATCACTGCAGGCGCTGCCTTGAGCTTTCTCGGTTTTGGCGCGCCGCCGCCGGCTGCGGAGTGGGGCGGGATGATGGCCATCGGTCGGAGCTTTTTGGCCAACGCGCCGTGGCTGGTGGCGTGGCCGGCGCTGATCATCACCCTGACCGTGGTTGCCATCAGTGCCATCGGCCGTGAACTGCTGCGCCGCAGCGAAGGAAAACCGCTATGA
- a CDS encoding dipeptide ABC transporter ATP-binding protein — translation MNANIHALGPLVDIRDLTVRFGQARPVLHGVSLQIERGECLAIVGESGSGKSVTARTLAGLTGRGAQIDAAKLAFQGIDLRRLDERAWQRLRGASIGFVMQDALGALDPLRRVGAEVEEPLHLHTQLNAEARRLRVLELLRAVGVPEPELRASQYPWQLSGGLRQRALIASAIACNPRLIIADEPTTALDATVQAQVIALLESLRAEENALLMVSHDLSVVARLADRVVVMHHGVIVEQGSTEQVLHDPRHAYTRSLLRAARAVHFQPQRQPLAPVAPQAVPAGEVLLEARSLSKSFVGPDGRRRTVLKQASLQLRRGQTLGVVGESGSGKTTLTRLILGLENPDSGEVWIAGQRWSQLDAVRQRQARRAVQVVFQDPQSSFDPRYTVQRVLFEALSVAGLPRKAWRSKAEQLLELVRLDVAVLSRRPIELSGGQRQRIAIARALACEPQILICDEPVSALDVSVQAQILELLDDLKRRLGLACLFISHDLGVINHVSERVLVMKDGEVVESGSVRAVFDRPVHAYTRSLIAAIPTLDAEYPPAEFYLQVAI, via the coding sequence ATGAATGCGAACATCCATGCCCTCGGCCCATTGGTCGACATTCGTGACCTGACCGTGCGCTTCGGCCAGGCGAGGCCGGTACTGCATGGCGTCAGCCTGCAGATCGAACGCGGCGAATGCCTGGCGATCGTCGGCGAATCGGGCTCGGGCAAGAGCGTGACCGCGCGTACCCTCGCGGGGCTCACCGGCAGGGGCGCGCAGATCGACGCGGCCAAACTGGCGTTCCAGGGTATCGACCTGCGTCGTCTCGACGAGCGTGCCTGGCAGCGGCTGCGCGGCGCCAGTATCGGTTTTGTCATGCAGGATGCGCTGGGCGCGCTGGACCCGCTGCGGCGGGTTGGCGCAGAGGTCGAGGAGCCGCTGCACCTGCACACGCAACTGAATGCCGAGGCGCGGCGCCTGCGGGTGCTTGAGCTATTGCGCGCGGTCGGCGTCCCGGAGCCTGAGCTGCGCGCCAGCCAGTACCCGTGGCAGTTGTCCGGCGGGCTTCGTCAGCGGGCGTTGATCGCGTCGGCGATTGCCTGCAATCCGCGGCTGATCATCGCCGACGAGCCGACCACGGCATTGGACGCCACGGTGCAGGCGCAAGTCATCGCCTTGCTGGAAAGCCTGCGGGCGGAGGAGAACGCTTTGCTGATGGTCAGCCATGACCTGTCGGTGGTCGCCCGCCTGGCCGATCGCGTGGTGGTGATGCACCACGGCGTGATCGTCGAGCAGGGCAGTACCGAGCAGGTGCTGCACGATCCACGGCATGCCTACACCCGGTCGCTGTTGCGCGCCGCCCGGGCGGTGCATTTCCAGCCGCAGCGCCAGCCGCTGGCACCGGTGGCGCCGCAGGCAGTGCCAGCCGGTGAGGTGTTGCTGGAGGCGCGCTCGCTGAGCAAGTCTTTCGTCGGTCCGGACGGCCGTCGGCGGACGGTGCTCAAGCAGGCGTCGTTGCAGTTGCGTCGGGGCCAGACGCTGGGTGTGGTCGGTGAGTCCGGTTCCGGCAAGACCACCCTTACCCGACTGATTCTCGGTCTGGAAAACCCCGATAGCGGCGAGGTGTGGATCGCGGGGCAGCGTTGGTCGCAGCTCGATGCGGTACGCCAGCGCCAGGCCCGCCGGGCGGTGCAGGTGGTGTTCCAGGACCCGCAGAGTTCGTTCGATCCGCGCTACACCGTGCAGCGGGTGCTGTTCGAGGCATTGTCGGTTGCCGGGTTGCCGCGCAAGGCCTGGCGTAGCAAAGCCGAGCAATTGCTTGAACTGGTGCGCCTGGACGTGGCGGTGCTGTCGCGCCGGCCGATCGAGCTTTCCGGAGGGCAGCGCCAACGCATCGCCATCGCCCGGGCGCTGGCATGCGAGCCGCAGATCCTGATCTGCGATGAGCCGGTGTCGGCGCTGGATGTCTCGGTGCAGGCGCAGATTCTCGAACTGCTCGACGACCTCAAGCGGCGGCTGGGCCTGGCCTGCCTGTTCATCTCGCATGATCTGGGGGTCATCAATCATGTCAGCGAACGGGTACTGGTGATGAAGGACGGCGAAGTGGTGGAGTCGGGCTCCGTGCGTGCGGTGTTCGACCGCCCGGTCCATGCCTACACGCGTTCGCTGATCGCCGCGATCCCGACCCTCGACGCTGAATACCCGCCAGCCGAATTCTATCTGCAAGTTGCCATCTGA
- a CDS encoding NtaA/DmoA family FMN-dependent monooxygenase (This protein belongs to a clade of FMN-dependent monooxygenases, within a broader family of flavin-dependent oxidoreductases, the luciferase-like monooxygenase (LMM) family, some of whose members use coenzyme F420 rather than FMN.), which yields MSEHARASAPKQLHVNLFEMNCVSHIVHGLWVHPQNNRHRFNDLDYWTELAQLLEYGTFDGVFLADVIGTYDAFRGGPETALREGMQIPSNDPLLVIPAMAAVTRNLGFGATFSTTYEPPFAFARRMSTLDHLTKGRVGWNIVTSYLPNAARNFGHDTEVVHDHRYEIADEYLDVLYKLWEGSWDDDAVIQDREKRIYTDPAKVRYIDHVGEHFKVAGPHLCQPSRQRTPVLFQATGSPAGIEFAGRHAEVVFTGGIDTVAVRANIQAMRDKAIAHERDPAGLKFIVMAGVIVGRSDEEVSRKLDSYRQLMSVEASLAHAQAAVDLTAVPRDTLISELIERKVEGWQSLSRYKPHWTVGAVLGQLEGFNRERFFVAGTPEVVADEIEKWLDVDGIDGINLRQYLSFETARDFIELVIPELRRRGRFRERYSDGETLRERLFGAGRARLPDDHYGARYRDPGALHQAARPLRFA from the coding sequence ATGAGTGAGCACGCAAGGGCTTCAGCGCCCAAGCAGTTACACGTCAACCTGTTCGAAATGAATTGCGTCAGCCACATCGTGCACGGGCTCTGGGTGCATCCGCAGAACAACCGGCATCGCTTCAACGACCTGGACTACTGGACCGAGCTGGCCCAGCTGCTGGAATACGGCACCTTCGACGGGGTGTTCCTCGCCGACGTCATCGGCACCTACGATGCCTTTCGCGGTGGGCCTGAAACCGCACTGCGTGAAGGCATGCAGATTCCCAGCAATGACCCGTTGTTGGTGATTCCGGCGATGGCCGCGGTTACCCGCAACCTCGGTTTCGGCGCGACCTTTTCCACCACCTACGAGCCACCGTTTGCCTTCGCCCGGCGCATGAGCACGCTGGACCACCTGACCAAGGGGCGAGTCGGCTGGAACATCGTCACTTCGTACCTGCCCAATGCCGCCCGCAATTTTGGCCACGACACCGAGGTGGTCCACGATCACCGCTACGAAATCGCCGACGAGTACCTGGATGTCCTGTACAAGTTGTGGGAAGGCTCCTGGGATGACGATGCGGTGATCCAGGACCGCGAAAAGCGCATCTACACCGACCCGGCCAAGGTGCGCTACATCGACCACGTCGGCGAACACTTCAAGGTCGCCGGCCCGCATTTGTGCCAGCCTTCCCGGCAGCGCACGCCGGTGCTGTTCCAGGCCACGGGATCGCCGGCCGGCATCGAGTTCGCTGGGCGGCATGCCGAAGTGGTGTTCACCGGGGGTATCGATACGGTGGCGGTCAGGGCCAATATCCAGGCGATGCGTGACAAGGCCATCGCCCACGAACGCGATCCGGCTGGGCTCAAGTTCATCGTCATGGCCGGGGTGATCGTCGGCCGCAGCGACGAGGAAGTCAGCCGCAAGCTCGACAGTTATCGCCAGTTGATGAGCGTCGAGGCCTCGTTGGCCCACGCCCAGGCTGCCGTGGATCTTACGGCCGTGCCGCGAGACACGTTGATCAGCGAGTTGATCGAGCGCAAGGTCGAGGGCTGGCAGAGCCTGTCGCGCTACAAGCCGCACTGGACGGTGGGTGCGGTGCTGGGGCAGCTGGAGGGTTTCAATCGCGAGCGTTTCTTCGTCGCCGGCACGCCGGAGGTGGTGGCCGATGAGATCGAGAAGTGGCTGGATGTGGATGGTATCGATGGGATCAACCTGCGCCAGTACCTGTCATTCGAAACGGCGCGGGACTTCATCGAACTGGTGATTCCGGAGCTGCGCCGACGCGGGCGCTTCCGCGAGCGCTACAGCGATGGCGAAACCCTGCGCGAGCGCCTGTTCGGCGCAGGCCGTGCGCGTTTGCCCGATGATCACTATGGCGCCCGCTACCGCGACCCTGGCGCATTGCATCAGGCGGCCAGGCCGCTGCGTTTCGCCTGA